The proteins below are encoded in one region of Bacteroides uniformis:
- a CDS encoding polysaccharide biosynthesis protein, whose protein sequence is MSGFKDKILLITGGTGSFGNAVLRRFLDSDIKEIRIFSRDEKKQDDMRHHLQNPKVKFYIGNVRDRQSVDGAMVGVDYVFSAAALKQVPSCEFFPLQAVQTNVIGTDNVLESAIAHGVKNVVVLSTDKAAYPINAMGISKAMMEKVAIAKGRALGEEAGTTICCTRYGNVMASRGSVIPLWVEQIKNGRPITVTDPNMTRFMMTLDDAVDLVIYAFEHGHNGDLFVQKAPAATLDVLAQALKETYAQVDPKYAETEVKTIGTRHGEKLYETLVTREEMAKAVDMGDYYRIPCDTRDLNYDKFFTEGNEDIARIEDYHSHNTARLDVEGMKKLLLKLRFIREDLGMEEKAKSAEIKSE, encoded by the coding sequence ATGTCTGGATTTAAAGATAAAATTTTGTTGATTACCGGTGGAACAGGCTCTTTTGGTAATGCTGTTCTTCGTCGCTTTCTTGATAGTGACATTAAAGAGATCCGTATTTTCAGCCGTGACGAGAAAAAGCAGGATGACATGCGTCATCACCTGCAGAATCCGAAAGTGAAATTTTATATCGGTAATGTCCGTGACCGCCAGTCTGTGGACGGTGCCATGGTGGGAGTGGATTATGTGTTTTCTGCCGCCGCCTTGAAGCAGGTTCCCAGTTGCGAGTTCTTCCCGTTGCAGGCTGTGCAGACCAATGTGATCGGTACGGACAATGTGCTGGAATCAGCCATAGCGCATGGGGTGAAAAACGTAGTAGTGCTTTCTACCGACAAGGCGGCTTACCCCATCAATGCCATGGGTATCAGCAAAGCCATGATGGAGAAGGTTGCCATAGCCAAGGGCCGTGCGTTGGGTGAGGAAGCCGGTACAACCATCTGCTGTACCCGTTACGGCAATGTGATGGCAAGCCGCGGTTCTGTAATTCCCTTGTGGGTGGAGCAGATAAAGAACGGCAGGCCCATTACGGTAACGGACCCCAACATGACCCGTTTCATGATGACGCTGGACGATGCCGTGGATCTGGTAATCTATGCGTTTGAGCACGGGCATAACGGTGACCTGTTCGTGCAGAAGGCTCCTGCCGCTACCTTGGATGTACTGGCGCAGGCCTTGAAGGAAACATACGCGCAGGTTGATCCGAAATACGCTGAGACGGAGGTGAAGACCATCGGCACGCGCCACGGCGAGAAACTGTATGAGACACTGGTAACCCGCGAGGAGATGGCAAAGGCTGTCGACATGGGCGACTACTACCGCATTCCCTGCGACACCCGTGACCTGAACTATGACAAGTTCTTCACGGAAGGCAATGAGGATATTGCCCGTATAGAGGACTATCACAGCCATAACACCGCCCGCCTGGATGTGGAGGGCATGAAAAAGCTTCTTTTGAAACTCCGCTTCATCCGCGAAGACCTCGGGATGGAGGAAAAGGCGAAGAGCGCGGAAATCAAGAGCGAATAG
- a CDS encoding glycosyltransferase family 4 protein, which yields MKKRILFYSSVGSLELFKTQKFYQIDIALLGDLGYDVSLSNRILDSLLFWKYDILFSYFYRYSFFAALFAKCLGKKTYFTGGIDSLDADYVSTRSYRIQVLFFKLCYWISNSCIVVSQSDLKNIVKCLSSRKKLSYSEHAIDTRLFISDIPKENLFTSIVWMGNEGNVRRKGVDKALQVFAELKKIPAFADYRFIIIGRKGEGVAFIQSIINKYGLNDSIELIGEVSEEEKIAFLKRSKYYFQLSLYEGFGLAALEALCASNILIHSGKGGLANPIYKEQLVFNIDNDFDSEFSQLISKLTSFVPITSNDELLDYYNIQRRKEDFKAIITDNKSNYKIELI from the coding sequence ATGAAAAAAAGAATCTTGTTTTACTCAAGTGTGGGTTCCCTTGAATTATTTAAAACTCAAAAGTTTTATCAGATAGATATTGCTTTGTTAGGAGATTTAGGATATGATGTTTCGCTGTCTAATCGGATATTGGATAGCCTTTTATTTTGGAAATATGATATTTTATTTTCCTATTTTTATCGATACTCGTTTTTTGCTGCATTGTTTGCGAAATGCTTGGGTAAAAAAACTTATTTTACTGGAGGTATTGATTCTTTGGATGCAGATTATGTTTCTACTCGCAGTTATAGAATTCAAGTGTTGTTTTTTAAACTCTGTTATTGGATTTCTAATTCTTGTATAGTTGTATCACAATCTGATTTAAAGAATATCGTTAAATGCCTTTCCTCGAGGAAGAAGTTAAGTTATAGTGAGCATGCTATTGATACAAGACTGTTTATCTCTGATATTCCGAAAGAGAATCTATTTACTTCTATTGTATGGATGGGGAATGAAGGTAATGTGAGAAGGAAGGGGGTGGATAAGGCTTTGCAGGTTTTTGCTGAATTAAAGAAAATACCTGCATTTGCTGATTATCGATTTATTATTATAGGAAGGAAAGGGGAAGGAGTGGCTTTTATCCAATCTATAATCAATAAATATGGTTTGAATGATTCTATAGAATTGATAGGGGAAGTATCTGAAGAAGAAAAGATAGCCTTTTTAAAACGTTCCAAATATTATTTTCAACTTTCATTATATGAAGGTTTTGGATTGGCTGCATTAGAGGCTTTATGTGCCAGTAATATTTTAATTCATTCAGGAAAGGGTGGTTTGGCTAATCCTATTTATAAAGAGCAACTTGTATTTAACATAGACAATGATTTCGATAGTGAGTTCTCGCAATTAATTAGTAAGCTAACCTCTTTTGTTCCAATAACTTCAAATGATGAGCTACTAGACTATTATAATATTCAAAGAAGAAAAGAAGATTTTAAAGCTATTATAACTGATAATAAAAGTAATTATAAGATTGAATTAATATAA
- a CDS encoding glycosyltransferase family 4 protein: protein MKVLYLGCFCEPTTMPLINKRTKGRISVSATTFQRALLHGYDKLEYKPNYIVNVPDIGSFPMRCSSPFFPRSKFEFASMKGVNGAFFNFTYIKKYSIYRSIIKESTEWLDLHSKEKVTILVYSVIYPYLKAAIDLKYKYPNVEVCCIVLDLPEYFGDNTSWFCRILGKKITNQIYALVPEIDSFVLLTEHMKDKLNVGFRPWHLLEGVYNPIEVTSQKKRKKVILYTGKLDTRFGIRDLIAAFNEIDDKEFSLWICGFGLDQPFVEVAAKNDSRIIYWGLVEQNRVFEMQQQATLLVNPRKGDAEFTKYSFPSKTMEYMASGTPTVMYKLPGLPADYEEHLVLIPDNSRETFTAVLKEWGNKEQVELDEFGKHARQFILENKNSEIQAKRLMNFIMQH, encoded by the coding sequence ATGAAAGTTTTGTATTTGGGCTGTTTCTGTGAACCTACTACAATGCCACTTATAAATAAACGAACCAAAGGTCGTATATCTGTTAGTGCAACAACCTTTCAGAGAGCACTTTTGCATGGTTATGATAAATTAGAGTATAAGCCTAATTATATAGTTAATGTTCCTGATATAGGGAGTTTTCCAATGCGATGCAGTAGTCCTTTTTTTCCTCGTTCAAAATTTGAATTTGCTTCAATGAAAGGTGTGAATGGTGCATTCTTTAATTTTACTTATATAAAAAAATACAGCATTTATCGTTCTATCATTAAGGAGTCTACTGAATGGTTGGATTTACATAGTAAGGAAAAGGTTACAATATTGGTTTATTCTGTGATTTATCCCTATTTGAAGGCTGCCATTGATTTAAAATATAAATATCCCAATGTAGAAGTATGTTGTATTGTTTTGGATTTGCCTGAATATTTTGGAGATAATACATCTTGGTTCTGTAGGATATTGGGCAAGAAAATTACTAATCAGATTTATGCATTAGTTCCTGAGATTGACTCTTTCGTTCTTCTTACTGAGCACATGAAAGATAAGCTAAATGTTGGATTTCGTCCATGGCATCTTTTGGAAGGTGTATATAATCCCATAGAAGTTACTTCTCAAAAGAAGAGGAAAAAAGTAATTCTTTATACAGGTAAGTTGGATACCCGTTTTGGTATTCGAGATTTAATAGCAGCGTTTAATGAAATTGATGATAAAGAATTTTCTTTATGGATATGCGGTTTTGGTTTAGATCAACCTTTTGTTGAAGTAGCTGCTAAAAATGATTCTCGTATAATATATTGGGGACTTGTGGAGCAAAACCGTGTATTCGAAATGCAACAACAAGCCACATTATTGGTTAATCCTCGTAAAGGAGATGCAGAATTTACCAAGTACTCTTTTCCGTCGAAGACAATGGAATATATGGCTTCAGGGACGCCAACGGTTATGTATAAGCTTCCAGGACTTCCTGCTGATTACGAAGAGCATTTGGTGTTGATACCAGATAATTCACGAGAGACATTTACTGCTGTTTTAAAAGAATGGGGAAATAAAGAACAAGTGGAATTGGATGAATTTGGCAAACATGCAAGACAGTTCATATTAGAGAATAAAAATTCAGAGATTCAGGCAAAGCGGTTAATGAATTTCATAATGCAGCACTAA
- a CDS encoding O-antigen ligase family protein codes for MSILLALMFLDYSGYGYYMFYLPFIYLLVHKGYKLIDKTFCVLFMWGMLYALSVFIFSDGFGYVTTFIFFINFPFIYLLGKFLVRRSDDVSLINLLYIMALSMSAVAIVSVIKDVLENGFLVIGMGRNIPLIGIDNEEGFISATLITTKLLFLLSFLGFIFIPLGRKKKFLFLIGSFLSVYCAVRVQSRTCIVAILILMLMSLIFNFKGMSIKKIRLLLISLIFLIGIVSYIYTTYGDLLIVFDRFETDEVETGGGRIDRLMIVGSKLLDYPLGGMNMNNKIGHAHNLWLDCGRVAGIIPLLLLFYLTCQYLYSFVRVYKLKSVNPILRLAFTFLSFIMLVGFVSEPILEGIPMFFAFFCLLFGILNEYSKGTFVKSYI; via the coding sequence TTGAGTATACTATTAGCTTTGATGTTTTTAGATTATTCAGGCTATGGATATTACATGTTTTATTTACCATTTATTTATCTTCTTGTTCATAAAGGATATAAATTAATAGATAAAACCTTTTGTGTCCTTTTTATGTGGGGAATGCTGTATGCATTGTCTGTATTTATATTTTCAGATGGATTTGGGTATGTTACGACTTTTATTTTTTTCATTAATTTCCCCTTTATATATCTTTTAGGTAAGTTTTTAGTACGGAGAAGTGATGATGTGTCATTAATTAATTTATTGTATATTATGGCATTGTCTATGTCTGCCGTAGCTATTGTCTCGGTAATTAAAGATGTATTGGAAAATGGTTTTCTTGTGATAGGAATGGGGCGTAATATTCCTTTAATAGGGATTGATAATGAAGAAGGGTTTATTTCTGCAACGCTAATAACGACAAAATTATTGTTCCTTTTGTCGTTCTTAGGGTTTATTTTTATTCCATTGGGAAGAAAAAAGAAATTTTTATTTCTAATAGGTTCTTTCCTCTCGGTGTATTGTGCAGTTCGCGTCCAAAGTAGAACTTGTATTGTGGCTATATTAATATTAATGCTGATGTCATTGATATTTAATTTTAAAGGTATGTCTATAAAAAAAATCAGGTTGTTGTTAATATCTCTAATTTTTCTCATTGGAATTGTGTCATATATTTATACGACATATGGGGATTTATTGATTGTCTTTGATCGGTTTGAAACAGATGAAGTTGAAACCGGAGGAGGTAGAATTGATAGATTAATGATAGTTGGCTCAAAATTGTTGGATTATCCATTGGGAGGAATGAATATGAATAATAAAATTGGTCATGCACATAATTTATGGCTTGACTGTGGGAGAGTGGCAGGCATCATTCCATTATTGTTATTGTTTTATTTGACATGCCAATATCTTTATTCTTTTGTTAGAGTTTATAAACTAAAGTCTGTTAATCCGATATTACGTTTAGCTTTTACTTTTCTTTCGTTTATAATGCTTGTCGGGTTTGTGTCTGAACCTATTCTTGAAGGTATTCCAATGTTTTTTGCATTTTTCTGTCTATTGTTCGGCATTTTAAATGAGTATTCTAAAGGCACATTTGTTAAATCATATATTTGA
- a CDS encoding polysaccharide deacetylase family protein codes for MFVNKVLTCFYIIIERVFVWFNAFFCEKGVIVMFHHVTNEELDEIPACLCKVERFKEIIDELRINYQIVSIDDIYEKTEKKKAVITFDDGWMDAYMNAYPFLKRYNIPFTVYITTNFIGKEGYIGNSELKVYSEDPLVTIGFHTQSHSKLRYENNMQKEIFLSRKELEKKVGKAILFFAYPYGKLYTIGLRSIFFTQKTDYKNAVGTIDTSLTCFSMLFRYYLPRKVIY; via the coding sequence ATGTTTGTAAATAAAGTACTTACTTGCTTCTACATAATTATAGAAAGAGTTTTTGTATGGTTTAATGCATTTTTTTGCGAAAAAGGTGTGATTGTTATGTTCCATCATGTTACGAATGAGGAGTTAGATGAGATTCCTGCGTGTCTTTGTAAGGTCGAAAGATTTAAAGAAATAATAGATGAATTAAGGATAAATTATCAAATTGTAAGTATTGATGATATTTATGAAAAGACGGAAAAGAAAAAAGCTGTTATTACTTTTGATGATGGCTGGATGGATGCATATATGAATGCTTATCCTTTCTTGAAGAGATATAATATCCCTTTTACCGTATATATTACTACTAATTTTATTGGAAAAGAGGGATATATTGGGAATAGTGAACTGAAAGTGTATAGTGAGGATCCTTTGGTAACCATAGGCTTTCATACTCAGTCACATTCAAAATTGCGATATGAAAATAATATGCAGAAGGAAATATTTTTATCAAGGAAAGAGCTTGAGAAAAAAGTAGGAAAAGCAATCCTTTTTTTTGCTTATCCTTATGGAAAATTGTATACCATTGGACTTAGAAGTATCTTTTTTACACAAAAAACTGATTATAAGAATGCTGTAGGGACGATAGATACATCATTGACATGTTTTTCTATGTTGTTTAGGTATTATTTGCCGCGTAAAGTTATTTATTGA